CGGAGGGCTTCGAGAAGCTCGTCGCCATCAAGCGCATCTTGCCGAACATCGCTGAGGACGAAGAGTTCATCAGCATGTTCATCGACGAGGCGAAGATCAGCGTTCAGCTGACGCACTCGAACGTCGCCCAGGTCTTCGACCTCGGCAAGATCGGCGATTCGTACTTCATCGCCATGGAGTACATCTCGGGCAAAGACCTGCGCGCCATGTTCGACAAGTCGCGCAAGCGCGGCGAGCCGGCCCCCATCCCGCTGACCTGCTACTGCCTCTCCAAGGCCGCCGAAGG
Above is a window of Deltaproteobacteria bacterium DNA encoding:
- a CDS encoding serine/threonine protein kinase, with the translated sequence MAEVWKAKTFGAEGFEKLVAIKRILPNIAEDEEFISMFIDEAKISVQLTHSNVAQVFDLGKIGDSYFIAMEYISGKDLRAMFDKSRKRGEPAPIPLTCYCLSKAAEGLDYAHRKRDAGGTDLNIVHRDVSPQNILCSYDGEVKVIDFGIAKAANKATKTQAGILKGKFGYMSPEQVR